The Lujinxingia vulgaris genome includes a region encoding these proteins:
- a CDS encoding SurA N-terminal domain-containing protein, with translation MNHLLHILTSKTLGLLLAIPVLACDPGLQEPPAEVSAEASGEVSPEGAEEAGVAAAVEASEVVARVNEVPIHAAEVEQRLDRIDQLYRHARRPFNANIRQAKRAEVIDRLIDHELLRQHIAQSAVEIAPKRVDLAVEERVEEHFGSTTAFQRYLRAEGLSMSDFRREVHESMVLEHTLLGEDGSKSAEEPAVSEAQLREIYARVAAGRPAAERVRVSSVTLSARDRQRAARISRAKCAPDTLPEEATHRELGWRQRHQLPAAAGFRLFGAGDAPAKSAVVPAPDGSSVTVYCVHERREAGVRDFDEVEPLLRERANRALLESKRRALLQSLRERATIERLDTPAGE, from the coding sequence ATGAACCACCTACTGCACATCCTGACCTCCAAGACCCTCGGGCTGCTCCTGGCGATCCCGGTGCTGGCCTGCGACCCGGGCTTACAGGAGCCCCCTGCCGAAGTCTCAGCGGAGGCGTCTGGCGAGGTGAGCCCGGAGGGTGCAGAGGAGGCCGGCGTTGCGGCCGCAGTGGAGGCGTCGGAAGTTGTGGCCAGGGTCAACGAGGTGCCCATTCACGCTGCCGAAGTGGAGCAGCGCCTCGATCGCATCGACCAGCTCTACCGCCACGCGCGCCGCCCCTTTAACGCAAACATTCGCCAGGCCAAGCGCGCCGAGGTCATCGACCGCCTCATCGACCATGAGCTTTTGCGCCAGCACATCGCGCAGAGTGCCGTGGAGATCGCGCCCAAACGCGTGGACCTGGCCGTTGAGGAGCGCGTCGAAGAGCATTTCGGCTCCACCACCGCGTTTCAGCGCTACCTCAGAGCCGAAGGCCTCTCGATGAGCGACTTTCGTCGGGAGGTCCACGAGTCGATGGTGCTGGAGCACACGCTTCTGGGTGAGGACGGCTCAAAGTCGGCCGAGGAGCCCGCGGTCAGCGAGGCGCAGCTGCGCGAGATCTATGCGCGGGTGGCCGCCGGCCGCCCCGCCGCCGAGCGAGTACGCGTCAGCAGCGTCACCCTTTCGGCCCGCGACCGTCAGCGCGCCGCCCGCATCAGCCGCGCGAAATGCGCCCCCGACACGCTCCCCGAGGAGGCAACGCACCGGGAGCTGGGCTGGCGTCAGCGCCATCAGCTTCCGGCCGCGGCCGGGTTCCGGCTCTTCGGTGCTGGCGACGCGCCGGCAAAGAGCGCGGTGGTGCCCGCGCCCGACGGCAGCAGCGTGACGGTCTACTGCGTGCACGAGCGCCGCGAAGCCGGCGTGCGCGACTTCGACGAGGTTGAGCCGCTTTTGCGCGAGCGGGCCAACCGCGCGCTGCTCGAATCCAAACGCCGCGCCCTCCTGCAAAGCTTACGCGAGCGCGCCACGATCGAGCGCCTCGACACACCTGCCGGAGAGTGA
- a CDS encoding proprotein convertase P-domain-containing protein, whose protein sequence is MFLIRRDAYWRWSFVVLAILMSGSVFVACGSDLPPPQEVSDPDPVQLSNVAASLDSDTPHPMLEEATTLLGEGLSPAEHDYFASVNWVEMDPEAILFDPVMQKAVARLKPISERYDLFQPDGSVASLSCTSDECQTLRNWVGIGVAVVGTVAACTAGGAVTFGLAAVGCGALLASWIGSADANAADLEPGDFADRAAWEEAQEQSDEGDVGSDFDPDSGGDVDVNTEPDGSDEPDGSDEPDGSDEPDVSDEPGGGEGGEPDTDSAITNIVESSYPYVNIPDGNNRTMPNEFEPDLYSWVNDLMLISECESVLGVEVRVDIYHTWSVDLYVSLRSPTGVEVALHDRLLTGQDLHDVNTFVATTYPTEVMPSEPLDVLLGQEGGGVWTLNVADTYPGDTGILNGWTLTLACSR, encoded by the coding sequence GTGTTTTTAATTCGTCGTGATGCGTATTGGAGATGGTCATTTGTCGTGCTTGCCATCTTGATGTCGGGCAGTGTTTTCGTCGCATGCGGTAGTGATTTGCCACCTCCTCAGGAGGTCAGCGATCCTGATCCCGTGCAATTGTCGAACGTGGCGGCTTCGCTGGACTCGGATACCCCCCATCCCATGCTCGAGGAAGCCACAACTCTGCTTGGTGAAGGTTTGAGTCCGGCGGAGCACGACTATTTCGCGAGCGTGAACTGGGTGGAGATGGATCCTGAAGCGATTCTTTTTGACCCGGTGATGCAGAAAGCAGTGGCGCGTCTGAAACCCATCTCCGAGCGTTATGATCTCTTTCAGCCCGATGGGAGTGTCGCATCCCTTAGCTGTACCTCGGATGAGTGTCAGACGCTACGAAATTGGGTCGGAATAGGAGTCGCCGTTGTGGGGACGGTGGCGGCCTGTACGGCAGGGGGCGCGGTCACGTTTGGCTTGGCAGCTGTTGGGTGCGGCGCGCTTCTGGCAAGTTGGATCGGTAGCGCGGATGCCAATGCGGCCGATCTCGAGCCTGGGGACTTCGCCGATCGAGCCGCGTGGGAGGAGGCCCAAGAGCAGAGCGATGAGGGAGATGTGGGCAGTGACTTCGACCCGGATAGCGGCGGCGACGTGGATGTAAACACCGAGCCTGATGGGAGCGATGAGCCTGATGGGAGCGATGAGCCTGATGGGAGCGATGAGCCCGATGTGAGCGACGAGCCCGGTGGAGGCGAAGGAGGGGAACCGGACACTGATTCCGCGATTACGAATATCGTCGAAAGTAGTTATCCATATGTCAATATCCCCGACGGAAATAACCGTACTATGCCTAATGAGTTTGAACCAGACTTATACTCCTGGGTTAATGATTTAATGTTGATTTCAGAGTGTGAATCCGTGCTTGGTGTCGAGGTCAGGGTGGATATTTATCACACGTGGAGTGTTGATCTGTATGTTTCATTGAGAAGTCCAACAGGCGTAGAAGTAGCGTTGCATGATAGGTTGTTGACTGGGCAAGATTTACATGATGTTAATACATTCGTGGCCACGACCTACCCGACGGAAGTTATGCCGAGCGAACCACTGGATGTGCTACTCGGCCAAGAGGGAGGAGGTGTGTGGACATTAAATGTCGCGGACACGTACCCGGGAGATACGGGTATATTGAATGGTTGGACGTTGACGTTGGCATGTTCGCGCTAG
- a CDS encoding IS3 family transposase: MSQASQPDERWAMDATSLYCEQDGWIGVMAVIDCCTREIVGIDVARRGRAVEAQRALESACLKRFGLIYPNGESRPVLRSDNGKVFTSKSFTGSCKQYGLTQEFITPYTPQQNGLIERFFRSLKEECIWMTNFKTFAQAREAIETWVEFYNTERPHQALGYKSPAKYGAQFGELVA; the protein is encoded by the coding sequence ATCTCCCAGGCGTCGCAACCTGACGAGCGCTGGGCGATGGACGCGACGAGTTTGTACTGCGAGCAGGACGGCTGGATTGGCGTGATGGCCGTGATTGACTGCTGCACCCGCGAGATTGTTGGCATCGACGTCGCTCGCCGCGGGCGCGCCGTGGAGGCGCAGCGAGCCCTGGAGAGCGCGTGCTTGAAGCGTTTCGGCCTTATCTACCCCAACGGCGAGTCGCGACCGGTGTTGCGCAGCGACAATGGCAAGGTGTTCACATCGAAGTCGTTTACCGGGAGTTGCAAGCAGTACGGCCTGACCCAGGAGTTCATCACGCCCTATACGCCGCAGCAGAATGGGCTGATTGAGCGCTTCTTCCGCTCGCTCAAAGAAGAGTGCATCTGGATGACGAACTTCAAGACCTTTGCGCAGGCCCGGGAGGCGATTGAGACCTGGGTTGAGTTCTACAACACCGAGCGACCCCACCAGGCGCTCGGGTACAAATCACCGGCTAAGTATGGTGCTCAGTTTGGCGAGTTAGTGGCTTGA
- a CDS encoding DUF1153 domain-containing protein, with translation MSEELPEEIKRWTSKRRTALVLQIIRGETTVNEAARQYDLKPSEIEQWYEIFLDAGENGLKSRPKEEIERKDAQIARLQQKIGELVMDIDVIKEVHHMARLDPFGSGWRSED, from the coding sequence ATGAGCGAAGAGTTACCTGAAGAAATCAAGCGTTGGACCTCGAAGCGTCGTACCGCGCTGGTGCTGCAGATTATCCGGGGAGAGACCACGGTGAATGAGGCTGCGCGCCAGTACGACCTCAAGCCCAGCGAGATTGAGCAGTGGTACGAGATTTTCCTGGATGCGGGTGAGAATGGGTTGAAGAGCCGCCCGAAGGAAGAGATTGAGCGCAAAGATGCCCAAATCGCCAGGCTCCAGCAGAAGATTGGCGAGCTGGTGATGGACATCGACGTCATCAAGGAGGTCCATCACATGGCCAGGCTCGACCCTTTTGGCTCCGGGTGGCGCTCCGAGGATTGA
- a CDS encoding vWA domain-containing protein, with the protein MNTSQVAWIVLGVVVGLMVGLRQAPQLQNTETVLPSLATAAGEALMTPLTPSATTRESEQSGALQLSAELAHAQVLAERESETYLDVQLQTGESRAERRPALNVALVLDRSGSMGGEPMAQARNAAARFLERLQPGDRVSVVSFGANARVDVPSQPVDAHNLPWLIRTIDRIDALGATHLSGGIEEGARTLLASRQAGSVDRMIVMTDGLPTAGMTGDEELQRLVRGVRSQGISVTTLGFGTSYNADLMASLAEEGAGNYSYIARASDFEQAFSEELDALATTVATGVTLTLIPSAGVHFEEVYGMPVDVGAGPLTLGLGDLRAQTSRRVMVRVKTRGIPRDGKAAIRAILTYQDRVAERPVENELLVEASTTGDDVAMVSSLRPEVMVRVQEAIALRAIREATRDYSRGDQKAATERLKRERSRMEDVMSRFSLPKRALAPISDEMQNVSFGMERAAPSSAAGRSLSFERSERDLELERGEAAPGRF; encoded by the coding sequence ATGAACACGTCGCAGGTTGCATGGATCGTACTGGGTGTGGTGGTGGGGCTGATGGTGGGCCTGCGTCAGGCGCCGCAGCTTCAAAACACCGAGACGGTGCTGCCCTCGCTGGCCACCGCAGCTGGCGAGGCGCTGATGACGCCGCTGACGCCGTCTGCGACGACCAGAGAGAGCGAGCAGAGCGGCGCGCTGCAGCTGAGCGCGGAGCTGGCGCACGCGCAGGTGCTCGCTGAGCGCGAGTCCGAGACCTACCTCGATGTGCAGCTTCAGACGGGGGAGTCTCGCGCGGAGCGTCGCCCGGCGCTCAATGTGGCGCTGGTGCTGGACCGCTCCGGATCGATGGGTGGCGAGCCGATGGCGCAGGCCCGCAACGCAGCGGCGCGCTTCCTGGAGCGGCTGCAGCCCGGCGATCGCGTCAGCGTGGTCTCCTTTGGTGCAAACGCCCGTGTGGATGTGCCTTCGCAGCCCGTCGATGCGCATAACCTCCCCTGGTTGATCCGCACCATCGATCGCATTGATGCCCTGGGCGCCACGCACCTGAGCGGTGGCATTGAGGAGGGGGCCCGCACGCTTCTGGCCTCGCGCCAGGCAGGCTCGGTCGACCGCATGATCGTGATGACCGACGGACTTCCCACCGCCGGTATGACCGGTGACGAGGAGCTGCAGCGCCTGGTTCGCGGGGTGCGCTCGCAAGGCATCTCAGTCACGACGCTGGGCTTTGGCACAAGCTACAACGCCGATTTGATGGCGTCGCTGGCCGAGGAGGGCGCCGGCAACTACAGCTACATCGCCCGCGCCTCCGACTTCGAGCAGGCGTTTAGCGAAGAGCTCGACGCCCTGGCCACCACCGTCGCCACCGGCGTCACGCTCACGCTGATCCCCTCGGCCGGCGTCCACTTCGAGGAGGTCTACGGCATGCCCGTCGACGTGGGCGCCGGGCCGCTGACCCTGGGGCTGGGCGATCTTCGCGCCCAGACCAGCCGCCGGGTGATGGTGCGCGTCAAGACCCGCGGCATCCCGCGCGATGGCAAGGCGGCCATCCGCGCCATCCTCACCTACCAGGATCGCGTGGCCGAGCGCCCCGTGGAGAACGAGCTGCTGGTGGAGGCCAGCACCACCGGCGATGACGTCGCCATGGTCAGCAGCCTGCGCCCCGAGGTGATGGTGCGCGTTCAGGAGGCTATCGCCCTGCGCGCCATCCGCGAGGCCACCCGCGACTACTCCCGCGGCGATCAGAAAGCGGCGACCGAGCGCCTCAAGCGTGAGCGCAGCCGCATGGAGGATGTGATGAGCCGCTTCAGCCTGCCCAAACGCGCCCTGGCCCCGATCTCCGATGAGATGCAGAATGTGAGCTTCGGCATGGAGCGCGCCGCGCCGAGCTCGGCTGCGGGCCGCTCGCTGAGTTTTGAGCGCAGCGAGCGCGACCTGGAGCTGGAGCGTGGTGAGGCCGCCCCGGGTCGCTTCTGA
- a CDS encoding IS66 family transposase: MLWTFLDHEGVEPTNNSAERALRGPVIPRKLSWGSKSEAGLRLMERLWTTAETCPRQGRSLLDYITAPMEALRGERAAPVLALA, from the coding sequence ATGCTCTGGACCTTCCTCGATCACGAGGGTGTTGAGCCCACAAACAACAGTGCCGAACGCGCATTGCGCGGCCCGGTGATTCCGCGCAAGCTCTCGTGGGGCTCGAAGAGCGAGGCGGGCTTGCGGCTGATGGAGCGACTCTGGACCACTGCCGAAACCTGCCCTCGCCAGGGGCGTAGCCTGCTCGACTACATCACCGCTCCGATGGAAGCGTTACGCGGTGAGAGGGCAGCGCCGGTGCTCGCGCTGGCATAA
- the dinB gene encoding DNA polymerase IV, which yields MRKIIHVDMDCFFAAIEMRDDPLLRGRPIAVGGDPQRRGVIATANYEARKFGVKSAIASAYAMRLCPQLIIVPGRMNVYREESQKIRRIFERYTDQIEPLSLDEAFLDLTHTPHHHGSATLCARAIREAIFKETGLTASAGVSINKFLAKVASELNKPDGQAVIAPHQVAAFMQELPVKAIPGVGKVTARSIHDMGVKTCGDLQRIELAELVRRFGKRGKRLYELARGIDDRPVRTERVARSVSVENTYANDLPDLQACTAKLPALIESLHRRLGRKKRPPIRAVFVKVKFDDFRQTTVERAELTDPTLDSYAPLLAEALERSERAVRLLGVGVRLDHEYDDLPQQLELFF from the coding sequence ATGAGGAAGATCATTCACGTCGATATGGACTGCTTTTTTGCAGCCATCGAGATGCGCGACGACCCGCTGCTGCGGGGTCGCCCCATCGCGGTGGGCGGCGATCCGCAACGCCGCGGGGTGATCGCCACGGCCAACTACGAGGCCCGAAAGTTCGGCGTCAAGTCGGCGATCGCCTCGGCCTACGCGATGCGCCTCTGCCCCCAGCTCATCATCGTGCCCGGGCGCATGAACGTGTACCGCGAGGAGAGCCAGAAGATCCGCCGCATCTTTGAGCGCTACACCGATCAGATCGAGCCCCTCTCCCTCGACGAGGCTTTTCTCGACCTGACGCACACCCCCCACCACCACGGCAGCGCCACGCTCTGCGCCCGCGCCATTCGCGAGGCGATCTTCAAGGAGACCGGTCTGACGGCGTCGGCCGGAGTATCGATCAACAAGTTTCTGGCCAAGGTGGCCAGCGAGCTCAACAAGCCCGACGGTCAGGCGGTGATCGCCCCCCATCAGGTGGCGGCCTTTATGCAGGAGCTGCCCGTCAAAGCCATCCCCGGCGTGGGCAAGGTCACCGCGCGCAGCATCCATGACATGGGCGTCAAGACCTGCGGCGATCTCCAACGCATCGAACTCGCCGAGCTCGTGCGCCGCTTTGGAAAGCGCGGAAAACGCCTCTACGAACTGGCGCGAGGCATCGACGATCGGCCGGTGCGCACCGAGCGGGTCGCCCGCAGCGTGAGCGTGGAAAACACCTACGCCAACGACCTGCCCGACCTTCAGGCCTGCACCGCCAAGCTGCCCGCCCTGATAGAGAGCCTGCACCGGCGCCTGGGCCGAAAAAAACGCCCGCCCATTCGCGCGGTGTTTGTGAAAGTCAAATTCGACGACTTTCGCCAGACCACGGTTGAGCGCGCTGAACTCACCGACCCCACCCTCGATAGCTACGCCCCGCTCCTGGCCGAGGCGCTCGAGCGCAGCGAACGCGCCGTGCGCCTGCTGGGCGTGGGCGTGCGCCTGGACCACGAGTACGACGACCTCCCCCAACAGCTCGAACTTTTTTTCTAA
- a CDS encoding IS3 family transposase encodes MERHPTMSERRLCGLLGLNRSTVWRQKNGVIRRVVNLEKEREKRELVERMEELVKEYPTWGYRRIWAWLRFRDLLCINKKRVERLMCENGWQARCIVNTPRLRVI; translated from the coding sequence ATGGAGCGTCACCCGACGATGAGCGAGCGGAGGCTGTGCGGATTGTTGGGGCTGAACCGCTCCACGGTATGGAGGCAGAAAAATGGGGTGATCCGCCGGGTGGTCAACCTGGAGAAGGAGCGCGAGAAGCGTGAGCTCGTGGAGCGTATGGAGGAGCTCGTCAAAGAATACCCGACCTGGGGATACCGCCGAATCTGGGCGTGGCTGCGTTTTCGAGACCTGCTTTGCATCAACAAAAAACGCGTGGAGCGCCTGATGTGCGAAAACGGCTGGCAGGCCCGCTGCATCGTGAATACGCCTCGTTTGCGCGTGATTTAA
- a CDS encoding mechanosensitive ion channel family protein, which produces MFDSQPQKSRPTLRFLLTLASLLAMTFAMLGPLHAQQLDIPFVGPPQPSGEGGGEESGGESDPEPPGVDVHSVEPGLEQAQTLLKQNYADFLVREPLLFDLSLADHLLTDAYALWDGLRDLRENIAQVNPWVLVDWAVPILILLVFGVLFILLDRQAQRVARRTQILVHVDLSPWLTSLLRSLALLLGRAAAIALLVALSYFPIQAAFSSVAWTRVLSDALWWLLAYRAAHAIIVTTLRLSPVDAGATEHYLRLERFALITLRISLGFLLLLTALYHFDYRPDAIGFVYFAFRLTLALAPLYLFFARDAVLALLPAPQRSPLYAMVRRAISANYYGMLAVTIALLLFNAAGFVHAATFILARGYALIVLLTLSFSAAERLRAYVAHKREEAREEAGGEEDALASPLLRAIEQWTLALGGLLVVTLALRLLALYEPVVALLKVPFVSVGNVAISIYSLLTIALIVVATVLSIRLFKALLNAKVYPALNVDVGVAYAVNTLINYALIVVAFVLCMVALGVQPSAVMVVMASLGVGIGFGLQNLTENLISGFILLFGRAVKKGDFISVNDVYGRVEAVGARSVVVRTPDNYDMLIPSKDIVSGRIINWTFHDSIVRVHIPIGVSYNSDPRQVEELLLEAASRDDNILKHPAPDVWLVGFGDNSIDFELLVHFDCRSTTERKLRGKFNFILWEVLHEAGIEIPFPQRDLHLRSVDFLPEVNRQLGFGPRRSDRNADEVANARSHSPSESDD; this is translated from the coding sequence ATGTTCGACTCCCAGCCTCAAAAGTCACGCCCGACGCTGCGCTTTCTGCTGACGCTGGCCTCACTCCTCGCGATGACCTTCGCGATGCTCGGCCCGCTCCACGCGCAGCAGCTCGACATCCCCTTTGTCGGTCCGCCCCAGCCCTCCGGTGAAGGTGGCGGCGAGGAGAGCGGTGGGGAGAGTGATCCCGAGCCCCCCGGCGTCGATGTGCACTCGGTGGAGCCCGGCCTGGAGCAGGCTCAGACCCTGCTGAAACAAAATTACGCCGACTTTCTGGTTCGGGAGCCTCTCCTCTTCGATTTGAGCCTGGCCGACCACCTCCTCACCGACGCCTACGCGTTGTGGGATGGCCTGCGCGACCTGCGCGAGAACATCGCCCAGGTCAACCCCTGGGTGCTGGTGGACTGGGCGGTGCCCATCCTCATCCTGCTGGTCTTCGGGGTACTCTTTATTTTGCTCGACCGTCAGGCCCAGCGCGTGGCCCGACGCACCCAGATTCTGGTGCACGTCGACCTCTCCCCCTGGCTCACAAGCCTCCTGCGCAGCCTGGCGCTCCTGCTGGGGCGCGCTGCGGCCATCGCCCTGCTCGTCGCGCTGAGCTACTTCCCGATCCAGGCCGCCTTCTCCAGCGTGGCGTGGACCCGCGTGCTCTCCGATGCGCTGTGGTGGCTGCTGGCCTACCGCGCGGCCCACGCCATCATCGTCACCACGCTACGCTTAAGCCCGGTCGACGCGGGCGCTACCGAGCACTACCTGCGCCTGGAGCGTTTTGCGCTGATCACCCTGCGCATCTCGCTGGGCTTTTTACTGCTGCTCACCGCGCTCTATCACTTCGACTACCGGCCGGACGCCATTGGCTTTGTGTACTTCGCCTTCCGGCTGACCCTGGCGCTGGCGCCGCTCTACCTCTTTTTTGCCCGCGACGCGGTGCTGGCGCTGCTCCCCGCCCCCCAGCGCTCCCCGCTCTACGCGATGGTGCGGCGCGCGATCTCGGCGAATTACTACGGGATGCTCGCGGTCACCATCGCGCTCTTGCTCTTCAACGCCGCCGGCTTTGTGCACGCGGCGACCTTCATCCTGGCGCGTGGCTATGCGCTGATCGTGCTGCTGACGCTCTCATTCTCGGCCGCCGAGCGCCTGCGCGCCTATGTGGCCCACAAGCGCGAAGAAGCCCGCGAGGAGGCCGGCGGCGAAGAAGACGCGCTGGCCTCCCCGCTGCTGCGCGCCATCGAGCAATGGACACTCGCCCTGGGCGGCCTGCTGGTAGTTACCCTGGCGCTTCGTCTGCTCGCTCTCTACGAGCCGGTCGTCGCCCTCTTAAAAGTGCCCTTCGTCTCGGTGGGCAACGTCGCCATCTCCATCTACAGCCTGCTCACCATTGCGCTGATCGTGGTGGCGACGGTCCTCTCGATTCGCCTCTTCAAAGCGCTGCTCAACGCCAAAGTCTACCCGGCGCTTAACGTCGATGTGGGCGTGGCCTACGCGGTCAACACACTTATCAACTACGCGCTCATCGTGGTCGCGTTTGTGCTCTGCATGGTGGCGCTCGGCGTGCAGCCCTCGGCGGTGATGGTGGTGATGGCCAGCCTGGGCGTGGGCATCGGCTTTGGCCTGCAGAACCTCACCGAGAACCTCATCAGCGGCTTTATTCTGCTCTTTGGCCGCGCCGTCAAAAAGGGTGACTTCATCTCGGTCAACGATGTCTACGGCCGCGTCGAGGCGGTGGGCGCGCGCAGCGTGGTCGTGCGCACCCCCGACAACTACGACATGCTCATCCCGAGCAAAGACATCGTCAGCGGTCGCATCATCAACTGGACCTTCCACGACTCCATCGTACGCGTGCACATCCCCATCGGCGTCTCCTACAACTCCGATCCGCGCCAGGTCGAAGAGCTGCTGCTGGAGGCGGCCAGCCGCGACGACAACATCCTCAAACACCCCGCCCCGGATGTCTGGTTGGTGGGCTTTGGCGACAACAGCATCGACTTTGAGCTGCTCGTGCATTTTGACTGCCGCAGCACCACCGAGCGCAAGCTGCGCGGCAAGTTCAACTTCATCTTATGGGAAGTCCTGCACGAGGCGGGCATCGAGATCCCCTTCCCCCAGCGCGACCTGCACCTGCGCAGCGTGGACTTTTTGCCGGAGGTCAACCGCCAGCTGGGCTTTGGCCCCCGGCGCTCCGACCGCAACGCCGACGAGGTCGCAAACGCCCGATCGCATAGCCCCTCCGAGTCTGACGATTAA
- a CDS encoding matrixin family metalloprotease, translating to MPRALARVLRRSAALLAALASLAPFSVAAELRWDPAPTSPPGALADLLYSPRAEFNGFAPEPEHLPLTLRLKGPLPEGVQPGDVIAAMEASARTWNAVSCAQVAFKTEVQAGEEVSEVEAVELNFEPGIGPNAERIAWTTYPTSPEERASVTLNSTAVVWRPSPDPFQRFAEPERPAVDLQAVITHELGHVLGLSHTLAHNAAAMSAAYLRDGRQRTLSADDKLGLCALFPAEGRECARDTDCPDAGRCVDGVCDPHRGQPGDYCAFDLMHCPEFCLIDHAPTGTGYCSEPCNLDADCPTHFACLPRAEDDASVCTFAPSPELDRAPGGCAHTRAPANAPAAPLLLVVLGILTRRLRRRSTSSRR from the coding sequence ATGCCCCGCGCGCTCGCCAGGGTGTTGCGTCGAAGCGCCGCCCTGCTGGCAGCGCTCGCTTCGCTCGCGCCTTTTTCCGTGGCTGCCGAGCTTCGCTGGGACCCCGCTCCCACCTCCCCCCCCGGCGCCCTGGCCGACCTCCTCTACTCCCCACGCGCCGAATTCAACGGCTTTGCCCCCGAGCCCGAACATCTGCCGCTGACGCTGCGCCTTAAAGGACCGCTCCCCGAAGGCGTGCAGCCCGGCGATGTGATCGCGGCAATGGAGGCCTCCGCCCGCACCTGGAACGCGGTCAGCTGTGCGCAGGTCGCCTTTAAGACCGAGGTGCAGGCTGGCGAGGAGGTCAGCGAAGTGGAGGCGGTGGAGCTGAACTTTGAGCCGGGCATCGGCCCGAACGCCGAGCGCATCGCCTGGACCACCTACCCCACCTCTCCTGAGGAGCGCGCAAGCGTCACCCTCAACAGCACAGCTGTCGTCTGGCGACCATCGCCCGACCCTTTTCAGCGTTTTGCCGAGCCCGAGCGCCCTGCGGTCGACCTGCAGGCGGTGATCACCCACGAGCTCGGCCACGTCCTGGGCCTCTCCCACACACTGGCCCACAACGCCGCCGCGATGAGCGCGGCCTACCTGCGCGACGGCCGCCAGCGCACGTTGAGCGCCGACGACAAGCTCGGCCTCTGCGCCCTCTTCCCCGCCGAGGGCCGCGAGTGCGCACGTGACACAGACTGCCCCGACGCCGGCCGCTGCGTCGACGGCGTCTGCGATCCGCACCGCGGCCAGCCCGGCGACTACTGCGCTTTTGATCTCATGCATTGCCCCGAATTCTGCCTCATCGACCACGCGCCCACCGGCACCGGCTACTGCTCCGAGCCCTGTAACCTTGATGCCGACTGCCCCACCCACTTTGCCTGCCTGCCACGCGCCGAGGACGACGCCTCGGTCTGCACCTTTGCCCCCTCTCCCGAGCTTGATCGCGCGCCGGGGGGCTGCGCCCACACCCGCGCGCCGGCAAACGCCCCGGCGGCGCCCCTCCTCCTTGTCGTTCTTGGAATCCTTACTCGGCGCCTTCGCCGTCGCTCCACGTCATCGCGACGATGA
- a CDS encoding PHP domain-containing protein — protein MSTLSWPADGPMEIHSHSTVSDGTYEPERMAELMAEKGVAHWALTDHDTTGGLERARVACARVGVSFISGIEISAQSEGKSIHVLGYGFDPEEPNLASYAEKMEVARHERMAEMVERVRGLGLEVTLDDVMAQSIQGNVGRPHLARALHARGLVDTPQEAFDRWLRADGPGYVPMAYLSVDDALELIAGAGGMVILAHPGRYTTMVDHLDRWREAGLFALEVRHPSHDLATERRLVDVAQKHDLSMSASNDWHGSLPDDIERLGRVNFSPAWRDAFFERLSQTAWAESQGWR, from the coding sequence ATGAGCACTTTGAGCTGGCCGGCCGACGGCCCTATGGAGATCCACAGCCACTCCACCGTCAGCGATGGCACCTACGAGCCCGAACGCATGGCCGAGCTGATGGCTGAGAAAGGCGTGGCCCACTGGGCGCTCACCGACCACGACACCACCGGCGGCCTGGAGCGCGCGCGCGTGGCCTGCGCCAGGGTGGGCGTGAGCTTTATCAGCGGCATTGAGATCAGCGCGCAGTCCGAAGGAAAGTCCATTCATGTGCTCGGCTACGGCTTTGACCCCGAGGAGCCCAACCTCGCCAGCTACGCCGAGAAGATGGAGGTCGCGCGCCACGAGCGCATGGCCGAGATGGTGGAGCGGGTGCGTGGGCTGGGCCTGGAGGTCACGCTGGACGATGTGATGGCGCAGTCGATCCAGGGCAACGTCGGCCGGCCCCACCTCGCGCGCGCGCTGCACGCCCGGGGGCTTGTCGACACCCCGCAGGAAGCGTTTGATCGCTGGCTGCGCGCCGATGGCCCGGGCTATGTGCCCATGGCCTACCTCTCGGTGGATGATGCGCTGGAGCTTATCGCTGGCGCCGGCGGCATGGTGATACTCGCCCACCCCGGCCGCTACACCACCATGGTCGATCATCTGGATCGCTGGCGGGAGGCCGGGCTCTTTGCCCTGGAGGTACGCCACCCCTCTCACGATCTGGCCACCGAGCGCCGGCTCGTCGACGTGGCGCAAAAGCACGATCTCAGCATGAGCGCCAGCAACGACTGGCACGGAAGCCTCCCCGACGACATCGAGCGCCTGGGCCGCGTGAACTTCAGCCCGGCCTGGCGCGACGCCTTCTTCGAGCGCTTAAGCCAGACCGCCTGGGCCGAGAGCCAGGGCTGGCGCTGA